GCGGCTTCTAGTGGCATTATGCTAGCCATATATCCCCCAAGTATCACTTTCTTTCCTTTTTTTCTAAATTCCTTGGCTATATCTATAGATCTAATCACCCCATGCCCCATAGTGCTGATTCCTATTAAGTCAGCATCTGTATCAAAAGGGATGTCCTCTATGACCTCATATATCAGCTCCACCTCCCAGTCCTTAGGTGTAAGAGCTGCAAGCAGTGGCAGTGACAATCCAACAAAATAGAGTCTTGATTTTTTGACCACTGTTTTGTCTTTTTGATATGGGCTAGGTTGTATCAGTAATAGTTTTTTCATATTAACCTCTTATTATCTTTGATAAATACTGTAAGCTTACTCTTTGACTGCCTTTTAGCATTTTTAGATTTTCTTTAAGACCATATTTTTTGAGCAGTCTAATTGAATTTGCTGGTCTCATTATGACTTTATAGTAGCTTATAAGCATTTGGCTGTAAAATTCTCTCACACTCAAATGCTGAGGTTTCAATATCACGTGAGCCATGTCAAACATTTCATAGCTTTCTCTTTTTACGAGTAGCTTTTTTTCATAATCCTTGAATATCTCCGTTCCTGGGATGGGAGTAAGAGGCTGCAAATTTACGAATGTGATTTTCATATCCTTTAGCCAGTTTGTAAGATTTCTAAAATCTTGCTTATTAAAATCCATAGGAAGAATCAAGGTTGCATAAAGCTCTATATCCAGCTCTCTTAGAATCTCAATGCAGGCTTCGTTTATTTGGACAGTAGTTTTTTTGTTATAGCTATCTAAATCAGTTTTTCTTATGGATTCTATCCCTACTATAACTGCTCTTAGTCCCACTTTTTTGAGCTCACTTATCAGCTCCTTGTTGTTTGCTATAAAATCAGCTCTTCCATACACTAGGTAGTTTTTCTCGATGTTATTTTCTTTTATCAGCGCTATAAATTTCTTCAGCCTATCTTCATTGTAAAGAAAATCATCATCTACTATATATATTTCTTTTTCAGGTATTTTTGATATTTCAGCTACCACATCTTCTATATCCCTAGCATAATATTTTCCAGAAGTTATTTCTTTGCAAAAACAAAAACTGCAATTATATGGGCATCCATATGAGGTCTTAATAAGAGCGCAGGGATTATGAAACATATAGTAATAATCCTTTTTGTAGTTTTCTACTGACTTTCTATCAGGGTGCTTGTAGGAGTAATTATAGGGCTGATTTTCTATAGCTTTAATTCTTTCATCTATTATAGCTTTATCTTGATTTTTTACTGCTCCCTCAAGCACAGCATTAAAGCAAGCTATGCCATTTTTTCTAAATATAAAATCTATGCTTTCATCGAGAAAATCATCACCTACTACCTCAGCATGAACTCCTCCTACAGCTGTTTTTGTATTTGGATTATACAGCTTTACTTTCCTAGCCATCTGCTTTATGGTTCTCACATGGGTTATATATCCTGTAAAGCCTACAAAATCTGGCTTCTCCTCTAGTAATATTTGTTCAAAGGTTTTTTTCTCTAAAATAAAATCGTATATTTTAACAGTTACTTCATCAGCTAAACCCTCTGGTACGTTGGATACT
This region of Acetoanaerobium noterae genomic DNA includes:
- a CDS encoding B12-binding domain-containing radical SAM protein, whose product is MKALLIRPKPDKETIGLQHVMICEPLELEYLVSNVPEGLADEVTVKIYDFILEKKTFEQILLEEKPDFVGFTGYITHVRTIKQMARKVKLYNPNTKTAVGGVHAEVVGDDFLDESIDFIFRKNGIACFNAVLEGAVKNQDKAIIDERIKAIENQPYNYSYKHPDRKSVENYKKDYYYMFHNPCALIKTSYGCPYNCSFCFCKEITSGKYYARDIEDVVAEISKIPEKEIYIVDDDFLYNEDRLKKFIALIKENNIEKNYLVYGRADFIANNKELISELKKVGLRAVIVGIESIRKTDLDSYNKKTTVQINEACIEILRELDIELYATLILPMDFNKQDFRNLTNWLKDMKITFVNLQPLTPIPGTEIFKDYEKKLLVKRESYEMFDMAHVILKPQHLSVREFYSQMLISYYKVIMRPANSIRLLKKYGLKENLKMLKGSQRVSLQYLSKIIRG